The following proteins are encoded in a genomic region of Caldisalinibacter kiritimatiensis:
- a CDS encoding peptidoglycan-binding domain-containing protein, with the protein MSWGHGNIAAIGTAELNNHADTNFQEAYRKEDTHPEIVILKRNLRDYRIEYERYGGTEFDGVPSLSGNTSQTFDSVTEANLKVFQKLEGLTEDGIYGQASRNRMMFAEGISSTGNVRLAPYTSTYINYNDTSSGMSADSTYKLDHSWLRPIAMATLEELALDFKNAMGLKLQINDCCLINAEDTPDHDSHSGGKDADIRSAVLTTAQQKTFLQFV; encoded by the coding sequence ATGTCATGGGGACATGGAAATATAGCAGCAATAGGTACTGCTGAACTAAACAATCATGCTGATACTAATTTTCAGGAAGCATATAGAAAAGAAGATACACATCCAGAAATAGTTATTTTAAAAAGAAATCTAAGAGATTATAGAATTGAATATGAAAGGTATGGTGGAACAGAATTTGATGGTGTACCTTCACTAAGTGGGAATACTTCGCAAACTTTCGATAGTGTCACAGAGGCTAATCTAAAAGTATTCCAGAAACTCGAAGGGTTAACTGAAGATGGTATATACGGACAAGCCTCAAGAAATAGAATGATGTTCGCCGAAGGAATATCTTCTACGGGTAATGTTAGACTAGCACCCTACACATCAACTTATATCAACTATAATGACACTTCTAGTGGAATGAGTGCTGATTCTACGTATAAATTGGATCATTCATGGCTTAGACCAATTGCTATGGCTACATTAGAAGAACTCGCATTAGACTTTAAAAATGCAATGGGTTTGAAACTACAAATAAACGATTGTTGCTTAATCAATGCTGAAGATACGCCTGATCATGATTCACATTCAGGGGGGAAAGATGCTGATATT